The following nucleotide sequence is from Halogeometricum borinquense DSM 11551.
GTTTCGATGCTTCGTCACGTGGAAAGAGGGTGCAGGGGATCTTCGCGGACAGCTTACAGACGCCGACCCATCGTACGAATGGGCGGTCATCGGCGTCGATAGCGACCAGCACGACCAGTACGATGTCGTCCTGCCCGAAGCCCGCTAACGCCGACAACGTGGGTTTTCCCTCGCGCTGAACGCCGACCGTTTTTATTTTTCCAGTCTAACTGGTCAGTATGTCGCAGACTGGGCTACGGAGCGTCGTCGAGAGTAGACGCATCAATACCGCTCTCGCGTGGCTTCTCGTCTGTTTTCTCGCTATTGCCGCCGTCGTCCAGTTCCTGAACGGTGAACTGCAATGGGCCGGGTTTACCGTCGCCGTCGCCGCCGTTGCCATCGTCCCGGCGGTCGCCCTCCGTGATCCCACGTCGATGCTTCCGTGGGAGGTGCTGTTCGTCGCTGCCCTCCCCATTATCGGCCGCGCCCTCATTGCCGGGGAACGGCTGGCAGGAATGACGTTCACCGGTCGCGTCACGACGTACCTAGCCGTCGCCGCCGTCGCACTCATCGTCGCCGTCGAACTTGACGTGTTCACCCCGGTTCGGATGAACCATTCGTTCGCCGTCGTGTTCGTCGTCATCACCACGATGGCCGCCGCGGGCGTCTGGGCCGTCGTCCGCTGGTTGTCCGACATTCTTCTCGGTACCGCATTCCTTTTGGACAACCGTCCGAACGAAATCATAGAGGAGGCATTGATGTGGGACTTCGTCGCCGCCACCGTTGCGGGTGTGTTCGCTGGTATCCTCTTCGAGTACTATTTCCGCCGTCGTGCCCGCCTGCACCATCGCATCCCCGAGAGTGACTCCGGTGTGCGACCCGACAGCGATGACGAGGTGACCGACCGATGAAAGGCCGCGACATCTTTCGCGTGACGAATCACCGACTCCGCGACGTACTCCACATCACGGTCCGGCGACAACGACAGGCGACGCGAGCGATGCAGATACTGCTTGGTTTGATGGTCGTCGCCGGTCTCTTGAACCGCAACGGCGGCGTGTTCGTCAACGCGCTCGTCGGCTTCGTCGTCACGTTCCTCCCCGGAATACTCGAACGCGACCACGGTATTCCGATGGACGCCGGATTGACGCTGTGGATAACGTCCGCTGTCTTCCTGCACGGACTCGGCACTGTCGAACTCCCAATCGTCGGGTCACCGTACGCGAGCATTCCGTGGTGGGATCACCTCACACATGCCCTCTCGGCCAGTATCGTCGCCGCGGTCGGCTACTCGACGGCGCGCGCAATCGACCTGCACACCGACGCAGTGGACCTCCCACCACGGTTCATGTTCGTCTTTATCCTCACGTTTACGCTGGCGTTCGGCGTCCTCTGGGAGGTCATCGAGTTCATGATTTCGGTGACATCGAACTACCTCGGAATCGGGTCAGTTCTCACTCAGTACGGTCTCAGAGACACGATGTTTGACCTCCTGTTCGACACCGCGGGTGCAATCGTCGTCGCGGTGTGGGGAAGCAGCCAACTCTCCGGGGTAGTGGCGGCGTTGACCGCACGACTTGGTCGTTCCAGTACTTGATCAGCGTGTGGCATTCTCCCCCGTGCTTTATCTTGTCACGCGATGTATGAATCAGGTGCGATGGTTTACAAGAAGATCACCCTCATCGGACGGAGCAACGAGAGTTTCGACGCGGCGGTAGACGATGCCGTAGACAGAGCGCAGGCAACACTCGATAACGTCCACTGGGTGGAAGTCCAGGAGATGGGCGTCGAGATAGCCAGCGTCGAGAACCGAGAATACCAAGCGGAAGTCGAAGTGGCGTTCCAGTTAGAAAACGAATAAGACCGACGGATTCATTTTCTTTGCTGCGTCACGAACGGTGAATGCCGCGTCTCCTCCACTATTCGGATATTGAGAACGTCTACGATGACCCCGAACGCACCGGATGCCTGTCTGGGTGCGTGCAGTCTCTCTCCGGCGACGACGCCCTCATCTGCGGCACTGGCGACACCACCTCACCGGGCGTTCTCGCTCTCGTCGAACGCGGACGGCAGTCGCTCGATTTCTTCCGCGCCGTCGATGCTGACCTCGACAC
It contains:
- a CDS encoding dodecin; this translates as MVYKKITLIGRSNESFDAAVDDAVDRAQATLDNVHWVEVQEMGVEIASVENREYQAEVEVAFQLENE